In Oncorhynchus nerka isolate Pitt River linkage group LG26, Oner_Uvic_2.0, whole genome shotgun sequence, one DNA window encodes the following:
- the syt5a gene encoding synaptotagmin Va isoform X2, translating into MRLASVQARARRAAEEREEPPPGPAPPSTHHSDHQFKNMKSKFFNELTHMPMPMWAIGAIVVVVLALVACLCFCIWKKCINKGKKPKKVRERKGGRGRRKKEGAGEGEEGKEGEGKEGEEEEKENFGKLEFTLDYNFTDNQLIVGILQAENLAAMDMGGTSDPYVKVYMLPDKKKKFETKVQRKNLCPVFNETFIFKIPYQELGGQTLVLQVFDFDRFGKHDVIGQISIPMNSVDLAQPLHEWRDLVGGEKEEVEKLGDICISLRYVPTAGKLTINIMEAKHLKAMDCGGLSDPFVKVVLQHQGKRLKKKKTTVKQNTLNPYFNESFSFEIPFGQIQKVQVLITVYDYDKLGSNDAIGKVWIGFGASGVGLRHWSDMLANPRRPVAQWHALCPEEEVDEALKKPLR; encoded by the exons ATGCGATTGGCCAGTGTGCAAGCGCGGGCTCGTCGGGcggctgaggagagagaagagccgCCCCCAGGCCccgcccctccctccacccaccaCTCTGATCACCAGTTCAAGAACATGAAGAGCAAGTTCTTCAACGAACTCACCCACATGCCAA TGCCCATGTGGGCAATAGGAGCcatagtggtggtggtgctggctCTGGTGGCCTGTCTTTGTTTCTGTATCTGGAAGAAGTGCATCAACAAGGGCAAGAAGCCCAAGAAAGTACGCGAGAGGAAAGGAGGCCGAGGCAGAAGAAAGAAGGAGGGAGccggagaaggagaggagggcaag GAAGGAGAGggtaaggaaggagaggaggaggaaaaagagAATTTCGGAAAACTGGAGTTCACCCTGGACTACAACTTCACTGacaaccag CTGATCGTGGGCATCCTGCAGGCTGAAAACCTGGCAGCCATGGACATGGGCGGCACCTCAGACCCCTATGTCAAGGTATACATGCTACCAGACAAGAAGAAGAAGTTTGAGACCAAAGTCCAGCGCAAGAACCTATGCCCCGTGTTCAATGAGACCTTCATCTTCAAG ATCCCCTACCAGGAGCTGGGCGGTCAGACTCTGGTCCTGCAGGTCTTTGACTTTGATCGCTTTGGTAAACACGACGTGATTGGGCAGATCTCCATCCCCATGAACAGTGTGGACCTGGCTCAGCCACTCCACGAATGGAGGGATCTggttggaggagagaaagaggag GTAGAGAAGCTAGGGGACATCTGTATCTCTCTGCGCTACGTCCCCACGGCCGGTAAATTGACCATCAACATCATGGAGGCCAAGCACCTGAAGGCGATGGACTGTGGAGGCTTGTCAG ATCCCTTCGTTAAAGTGGTGCTGCAGCACCAAGGCAAGCggctgaagaagaagaagacgacgGTCAAACAGAACACTCTGAACCCCTACTTCAACGAAAGCTTCAGCTTCGAGATCCCCTTTGGCCAAATACAG AAAGTCCAAGTGTTGATCACGGTGTACGATTACGACAAGCTGGGCAGCAACGACGCCATCGGGAAGGTTTGGATCGGCTTCGGCGCCTCAGGGGTGGGTCTCCGCCATTGGTCAGACATGCTGGCCAATCCAAGACGTCCCGTGGCCCAGTGGCACGCCCTGTGTCCTGAGGAGGAGGTGGATGAGGCCCTGAAGAAACCCCTCcgctaa
- the LOC115110059 gene encoding LOW QUALITY PROTEIN: troponin T, slow skeletal muscle-like (The sequence of the model RefSeq protein was modified relative to this genomic sequence to represent the inferred CDS: inserted 1 base in 1 codon) translates to MSDVEEEYEGEQAEEEAEEEQEEEQEEEPEEEPQEEDEGEQEAQEEEEEKLPMPKPMVPQLAPPKIPEGXRVDFDDIHRKRMEKDLIELQSLIDVHFDQRKKEEEELIGLKDRIEKRRFERAEVQRVRAEKERDRQNRIAEERQRKEDEEAKKKNEDEAKKKKVLSNMGANFGGFLQKAEHRGRGKRLTGREIKKKTLAERRPTLEIDNLREDALKQQAQEMWNWIYALESDKFDFIDHMKKQKYQIIVLLNRITSAQKFKKVHGKGKVGGRWK, encoded by the exons ATGTCTGATGTAGAGGAGGAATACGA gggggAGCAGGCAGAAG aggaggcagaggaggagcaaGAGGAGGAGCAAGAGGAGGAGCCAGAAGAAGAACCgcaggaggaggatgaaggag AGCAGGAAGCTCAGGAGGAGGAAG aggaGAAACTCCCCATGCCCAA GCCCATGGTGCCCCAGCTAGCCCCTCCCAAGATTCCAGAGG ATAGGGTGGACTTTGAT GACATCCATAGGAAGAGGATGGAGAAGGACCTCATTGAGTTGCAGAGTCTGATTGATGTCCACTTTGACcagaggaagaaggaggaggaggagctcatTGGGCTGAAGGACCGAATT GAGAAGCGTCGGTTTGAGAGGGCAGAGGTGCAGCGGGTTCGAGCGGAGAAGGAGCGGGACCGTCAGAACAGGATTGCG GAAGAGCGGCAGAGAAAGGAAGACGAGGAGGCTAAAAAGAAGAACGAAGACGAGGCCAAGAAGAAGAAGGTTCTTTCCAACATGGGGGCCAACTTTGGGGGCTTCCTGCAAAAG GCGGAGCATCGTGGGAGAGGGAAGCGTCTAACGGGGAGAGAGATCAAGAAGAAGACCTTGGCTGAGAGACGACCCACACTGGAGATCGACAACCTGAGAGAGGACGCCCTGAA GCAACAAGCTCAGGAGATGTGGAACTGGATCTACGCGCTGGAGTCGGATAAGTTTGACTTCATTGACCACATGAAGAAACAGAAATATCAG attaTCGTTCTCTTGAATAGAATCACGAGTGCCCAGAAATT tAAAAAGGTTCATGGCAAGGGGAAGGTTGGCGGTCGGTGGAAGTAA
- the syt5a gene encoding synaptotagmin Va isoform X3 encodes MWAIGAIVVVVLALVACLCFCIWKKCINKGKKPKKVRERKGGRGRRKKEGAGEGEEGKEGEGKEGEEEEKENFGKLEFTLDYNFTDNQLIVGILQAENLAAMDMGGTSDPYVKVYMLPDKKKKFETKVQRKNLCPVFNETFIFKIPYQELGGQTLVLQVFDFDRFGKHDVIGQISIPMNSVDLAQPLHEWRDLVGGEKEEVEKLGDICISLRYVPTAGKLTINIMEAKHLKAMDCGGLSDPFVKVVLQHQGKRLKKKKTTVKQNTLNPYFNESFSFEIPFGQIQKVQVLITVYDYDKLGSNDAIGKVWIGFGASGVGLRHWSDMLANPRRPVAQWHALCPEEEVDEALKKPLR; translated from the exons ATGTGGGCAATAGGAGCcatagtggtggtggtgctggctCTGGTGGCCTGTCTTTGTTTCTGTATCTGGAAGAAGTGCATCAACAAGGGCAAGAAGCCCAAGAAAGTACGCGAGAGGAAAGGAGGCCGAGGCAGAAGAAAGAAGGAGGGAGccggagaaggagaggagggcaag GAAGGAGAGggtaaggaaggagaggaggaggaaaaagagAATTTCGGAAAACTGGAGTTCACCCTGGACTACAACTTCACTGacaaccag CTGATCGTGGGCATCCTGCAGGCTGAAAACCTGGCAGCCATGGACATGGGCGGCACCTCAGACCCCTATGTCAAGGTATACATGCTACCAGACAAGAAGAAGAAGTTTGAGACCAAAGTCCAGCGCAAGAACCTATGCCCCGTGTTCAATGAGACCTTCATCTTCAAG ATCCCCTACCAGGAGCTGGGCGGTCAGACTCTGGTCCTGCAGGTCTTTGACTTTGATCGCTTTGGTAAACACGACGTGATTGGGCAGATCTCCATCCCCATGAACAGTGTGGACCTGGCTCAGCCACTCCACGAATGGAGGGATCTggttggaggagagaaagaggag GTAGAGAAGCTAGGGGACATCTGTATCTCTCTGCGCTACGTCCCCACGGCCGGTAAATTGACCATCAACATCATGGAGGCCAAGCACCTGAAGGCGATGGACTGTGGAGGCTTGTCAG ATCCCTTCGTTAAAGTGGTGCTGCAGCACCAAGGCAAGCggctgaagaagaagaagacgacgGTCAAACAGAACACTCTGAACCCCTACTTCAACGAAAGCTTCAGCTTCGAGATCCCCTTTGGCCAAATACAG AAAGTCCAAGTGTTGATCACGGTGTACGATTACGACAAGCTGGGCAGCAACGACGCCATCGGGAAGGTTTGGATCGGCTTCGGCGCCTCAGGGGTGGGTCTCCGCCATTGGTCAGACATGCTGGCCAATCCAAGACGTCCCGTGGCCCAGTGGCACGCCCTGTGTCCTGAGGAGGAGGTGGATGAGGCCCTGAAGAAACCCCTCcgctaa
- the syt5a gene encoding synaptotagmin Va isoform X1, giving the protein MRLASVQARARRAAEEREEPPPGPAPPSTHHSDHQFKNMKSKFFNELTHMPNHKLKMPMWAIGAIVVVVLALVACLCFCIWKKCINKGKKPKKVRERKGGRGRRKKEGAGEGEEGKEGEGKEGEEEEKENFGKLEFTLDYNFTDNQLIVGILQAENLAAMDMGGTSDPYVKVYMLPDKKKKFETKVQRKNLCPVFNETFIFKIPYQELGGQTLVLQVFDFDRFGKHDVIGQISIPMNSVDLAQPLHEWRDLVGGEKEEVEKLGDICISLRYVPTAGKLTINIMEAKHLKAMDCGGLSDPFVKVVLQHQGKRLKKKKTTVKQNTLNPYFNESFSFEIPFGQIQKVQVLITVYDYDKLGSNDAIGKVWIGFGASGVGLRHWSDMLANPRRPVAQWHALCPEEEVDEALKKPLR; this is encoded by the exons ATGCGATTGGCCAGTGTGCAAGCGCGGGCTCGTCGGGcggctgaggagagagaagagccgCCCCCAGGCCccgcccctccctccacccaccaCTCTGATCACCAGTTCAAGAACATGAAGAGCAAGTTCTTCAACGAACTCACCCACATGCCAA ATCATAAACTCAAAA TGCCCATGTGGGCAATAGGAGCcatagtggtggtggtgctggctCTGGTGGCCTGTCTTTGTTTCTGTATCTGGAAGAAGTGCATCAACAAGGGCAAGAAGCCCAAGAAAGTACGCGAGAGGAAAGGAGGCCGAGGCAGAAGAAAGAAGGAGGGAGccggagaaggagaggagggcaag GAAGGAGAGggtaaggaaggagaggaggaggaaaaagagAATTTCGGAAAACTGGAGTTCACCCTGGACTACAACTTCACTGacaaccag CTGATCGTGGGCATCCTGCAGGCTGAAAACCTGGCAGCCATGGACATGGGCGGCACCTCAGACCCCTATGTCAAGGTATACATGCTACCAGACAAGAAGAAGAAGTTTGAGACCAAAGTCCAGCGCAAGAACCTATGCCCCGTGTTCAATGAGACCTTCATCTTCAAG ATCCCCTACCAGGAGCTGGGCGGTCAGACTCTGGTCCTGCAGGTCTTTGACTTTGATCGCTTTGGTAAACACGACGTGATTGGGCAGATCTCCATCCCCATGAACAGTGTGGACCTGGCTCAGCCACTCCACGAATGGAGGGATCTggttggaggagagaaagaggag GTAGAGAAGCTAGGGGACATCTGTATCTCTCTGCGCTACGTCCCCACGGCCGGTAAATTGACCATCAACATCATGGAGGCCAAGCACCTGAAGGCGATGGACTGTGGAGGCTTGTCAG ATCCCTTCGTTAAAGTGGTGCTGCAGCACCAAGGCAAGCggctgaagaagaagaagacgacgGTCAAACAGAACACTCTGAACCCCTACTTCAACGAAAGCTTCAGCTTCGAGATCCCCTTTGGCCAAATACAG AAAGTCCAAGTGTTGATCACGGTGTACGATTACGACAAGCTGGGCAGCAACGACGCCATCGGGAAGGTTTGGATCGGCTTCGGCGCCTCAGGGGTGGGTCTCCGCCATTGGTCAGACATGCTGGCCAATCCAAGACGTCCCGTGGCCCAGTGGCACGCCCTGTGTCCTGAGGAGGAGGTGGATGAGGCCCTGAAGAAACCCCTCcgctaa